Proteins co-encoded in one Desulfuromonas sp. genomic window:
- a CDS encoding stage II sporulation protein E, whose translation MISVSAVALLSLLYFGLLFAVAYYADVRREQGRSIISNPYIYSLSLAVYLTSWTFYGSVGRAATSGLDFLPIYLGPTLIAFTWWFLLRKIVQISKEQNIVSIADFISSRYGKSQLLGSVVTIFAVLGIMPYIALQLKAVANTFDHLTVNPEKLTRGINELLPNLANPIDTAFVVALLLGLFGVLFGARHLDATERHEGLVAAVALESLVKIVAFVAVGIFVTYGLFDGFADIFSRFIERFPERSYLLSLDPEHTPYSKWFTLTFIAMMAFMFLPRQFHIMVIENSDLDHIKKAMWRFPAYMFLINLFVIPIALGGLLLTNGDTANADYFVIDLPLQTGHTWLALLVFIGGFSASAGMVMISSVALSTMILNHIIMPIILKFRLAESNISGLLINIKRLGIMAVTFLGYAYYRMIGESYALVNIGLISFIAATQFAPALIGGLYWRRATRRGAILGLLLGFLLWFYTLLVPSFVRSGWLDQSILEQGLFGITALRPLELFGLNGFDIWTHSLFWTMFFNIGAFLTLSLLGKPSRHEIEQADKFVSSPDSISAIITHERIEQAPTIIEFVDLMAKFIGEKQAHAAISNYLGDREIDRKGSLSEHELPGLKRFTEKTLAGSVGAAPAKIIIENYLETRGSTMEEVFDIFGTVTLSRTASREQLSVLYEAARIVASGKDLQNIMDSILLLLRQQFMFDLCVIRILNEENDTLVVMSQSGMTSQHLGIAERNLDMTTCIGESFLTNTEIVINDTAQMDKPVSAEVSRQEGIVSLAHAPITIEGQPIGVLSAFSKTSKGIFTDEFTEMFRNLAGQIGVAWRNSEQTEKLIAAKENERELQIAKTIQLGLLPSSFPEAEGFDIAGICVPARQVGGDYFDFLTHIEDKIDIVIADVSGHNIGAALIMAETRTLIRSSCEKSAPPAELMQHLNEFFYDDLTRTELFISMFYLSLDVVSGTIRYSNAGHNLPLVVRAADNSIEELDAEGMIIGVRKGVVFEEKSCSLTPNDTIVLYTDGITEAENSAGEFFGEDRLKESLLAARQMSAQQTIDYLLEQARLFAGNHNFIDDVSIVVIKNCL comes from the coding sequence ATGATTTCCGTATCGGCTGTCGCTCTACTCTCACTCCTCTATTTCGGCCTGCTGTTTGCGGTCGCCTATTATGCTGACGTTCGCCGCGAACAGGGCCGCAGCATTATCTCCAACCCTTATATTTATTCACTTTCGCTTGCCGTCTACCTGACTTCATGGACTTTTTACGGCAGTGTCGGCCGGGCGGCGACGAGTGGCCTTGACTTCCTGCCGATTTACCTCGGGCCGACCCTGATAGCATTTACCTGGTGGTTTCTGCTGCGCAAGATTGTCCAGATCAGCAAGGAACAGAACATCGTCAGCATTGCCGACTTTATTTCGAGCCGCTATGGAAAATCGCAGTTACTGGGCAGCGTTGTGACTATTTTTGCGGTTCTTGGCATCATGCCGTACATCGCTCTCCAGCTAAAAGCGGTCGCCAACACTTTCGACCACCTGACGGTCAATCCGGAAAAACTGACCAGGGGGATCAATGAGCTGCTGCCGAATCTCGCCAATCCAATCGACACGGCCTTTGTCGTCGCTTTACTTCTCGGTCTTTTCGGCGTCCTCTTCGGAGCCAGGCACCTTGACGCAACAGAGCGGCACGAGGGCCTCGTTGCCGCCGTGGCACTCGAATCACTGGTTAAAATCGTCGCATTTGTTGCCGTCGGTATTTTTGTCACCTATGGTCTTTTCGACGGCTTTGCCGATATTTTCTCCCGTTTTATCGAACGTTTCCCGGAACGGAGCTATCTGCTTTCACTCGATCCGGAGCATACCCCTTACTCAAAGTGGTTCACCTTGACCTTTATCGCCATGATGGCGTTCATGTTTCTGCCGCGCCAGTTTCATATTATGGTTATTGAAAACTCCGATCTCGATCATATCAAAAAGGCGATGTGGCGTTTTCCCGCATACATGTTCCTGATCAACCTGTTTGTCATCCCGATTGCCCTTGGCGGCCTGCTACTGACCAATGGCGACACGGCAAATGCCGACTACTTTGTCATCGACCTGCCGTTGCAAACCGGCCACACCTGGCTGGCACTGCTTGTATTTATTGGCGGATTTTCGGCATCGGCCGGCATGGTTATGATTTCATCGGTCGCCCTGTCGACAATGATCCTGAACCACATCATCATGCCGATCATCCTGAAATTCCGCCTGGCCGAATCGAACATCTCCGGGCTGTTGATCAACATCAAACGGCTCGGCATAATGGCGGTCACCTTTCTTGGTTACGCCTACTATCGAATGATCGGAGAGTCGTATGCCCTGGTCAATATCGGCCTGATTTCCTTCATCGCCGCAACCCAGTTCGCCCCGGCCCTGATCGGCGGTCTCTACTGGCGCCGGGCGACCCGACGCGGCGCCATACTCGGTCTTCTCCTCGGCTTCCTGCTCTGGTTCTACACCCTGCTCGTCCCCTCTTTTGTCCGTTCGGGCTGGCTCGATCAGTCGATTCTCGAACAGGGACTTTTTGGAATAACTGCCCTGCGCCCACTCGAACTGTTCGGACTGAACGGCTTCGACATCTGGACCCATTCCCTGTTCTGGACGATGTTTTTCAACATCGGTGCGTTCCTCACTCTGTCGCTGCTCGGCAAGCCGAGCCGCCACGAGATTGAGCAGGCCGACAAATTTGTCTCCAGCCCGGATTCGATTTCGGCGATTATCACCCATGAGCGGATCGAACAGGCGCCGACAATTATTGAATTTGTCGATCTCATGGCTAAATTCATCGGGGAGAAGCAGGCGCACGCAGCGATTTCGAATTATCTCGGTGATCGGGAGATTGACCGTAAAGGGAGTCTTTCCGAGCATGAACTTCCCGGACTGAAACGATTCACCGAAAAAACCCTGGCCGGTTCGGTCGGCGCAGCCCCCGCCAAAATAATCATTGAGAACTACCTGGAAACCCGGGGCAGTACCATGGAAGAAGTTTTCGATATTTTCGGAACCGTGACCCTGAGTCGAACCGCCAGCCGGGAGCAGCTGAGTGTCCTCTATGAAGCGGCGCGAATCGTCGCCAGCGGCAAGGATCTGCAGAACATCATGGACAGCATTCTGTTGCTGCTCCGGCAACAGTTCATGTTTGACCTCTGTGTGATCAGAATCCTTAACGAGGAGAACGACACCCTGGTTGTCATGAGCCAGTCAGGGATGACGTCGCAGCATCTCGGCATCGCCGAGCGCAACCTTGACATGACAACCTGTATCGGCGAATCGTTTCTGACCAACACCGAGATCGTTATCAACGATACCGCCCAGATGGACAAGCCGGTTTCGGCCGAGGTTTCCCGGCAGGAGGGTATCGTATCTCTTGCACACGCTCCGATAACGATTGAAGGCCAGCCAATCGGTGTTCTTTCGGCATTTTCAAAAACATCCAAGGGGATCTTTACCGATGAATTTACCGAAATGTTCCGCAACCTGGCCGGCCAGATCGGAGTCGCCTGGCGGAATTCGGAACAGACTGAAAAACTGATTGCCGCAAAAGAGAACGAACGCGAGCTGCAGATTGCCAAAACGATTCAGCTCGGCCTGCTCCCCTCCTCTTTTCCGGAAGCAGAAGGGTTCGACATCGCCGGAATCTGCGTACCGGCCCGCCAGGTCGGCGGCGATTACTTTGATTTCCTGACTCACATTGAGGACAAGATCGATATCGTTATTGCCGATGTTTCGGGACACAATATCGGCGCGGCTCTGATCATGGCGGAAACCCGGACGTTGATCCGGTCGAGTTGTGAAAAATCGGCGCCGCCGGCGGAATTGATGCAGCACCTGAATGAATTCTTCTATGACGATCTGACCAGGACCGAACTCTTCATTTCCATGTTCTACCTGTCGCTCGATGTTGTGTCCGGCACCATCCGTTACAGCAACGCCGGCCATAATCTCCCGCTTGTTGTCCGGGCGGCCGATAATTCGATCGAGGAGCTCGATGCTGAGGGGATGATTATCGGTGTCAGAAAAGGGGTCGTTTTTGAAGAGAAATCGTGCTCTCTGACCCCTAACGATACAATCGTTCTTTATACTGACGGAATCACCGAGGCCGAAAATTCCGCAGGAGAATTTTTCGGCGAGGACCGCCTGAAAGAGTCCTTGCTCGCGGCCCGGCAGATGTCTGCCCAGCAGACCATCGATTATTTACTCGAACAGGCGCGGTTATTCGCCGGCAATCATAATTTCATCGATGACGTTTCCATTGTCGTTATTAAAAACTGTTTATAG